In a single window of the Elaeis guineensis isolate ETL-2024a chromosome 4, EG11, whole genome shotgun sequence genome:
- the LOC105043710 gene encoding phosphatidylglycerophosphate phosphatase PTPMT2 has product MYIEELTEGDFGGGGGGGGRGRGGKGESSIAGIHGGKVVLLDAKRAVVGVGARVLFYPTLLYNVVRNKIQSDFRWWDEVDQFLLLGAVPFPSDVPHLKQLGVCGVVTLNEPYETLVPTSLYLDHGIEHLMIPTRDYLFAPSIGDICRAVDFIHENASRGKTTYVHCKAGRGRSTTIVLCYLVQHRQMTPSAAYQYVRLSRPRVLLASSQWQAVQEYYRLMVKKSGRSSCLDNPIVKSPAIVTTRNLVAFDDSSFVVVSESDLDGYDGGVGPCNIGNSIWAELSLAYRVQFASQAALARLSCFWLRCQTNREILLTDKVGRESCSLEADQLGSGHPCLLQGMVVKL; this is encoded by the exons ATGTATATTGAGGAATTGACTGAGGGTGATTTCGggggaggtggaggaggaggaggacgaggaCGAGGAGGGAAAGGTGAATCGTCGATTGCCGGGATTCATGGCGGGAAGGTTGTGTTATTGGATGCGAAGAGGGCGGTCGTTGGGGTTGGTGCTCGGGTTCTCTTCTATCCGACTCTTTTGTATAATGTTGTTCGCAATAAAATACAGTCCGACTTTCGTTGGTGGGATGAGGTCGATCAG TTTTTACTGTTAGGTGCTGTTCCATTCCCTAGTGATGTTCCTCACCTAAAGCAACTTGGTGTTTGTGGAGTTGTCACCTTAAATGAACCATATGAGACACTGGTCCCTACATCACTTTATCTT gaTCATGGGATTGAACATTTGATGATACCAACAAGAGATTACCTCTTTGCCCCATCGATTGGAGATATTTGTCGAGCTGTAGATTTCATCCATG AGAATGCATCCCGCGGGAAGACTACATATGTTCACTGTAAAGCAGGTCGAGGCCGCAGCACAACCATTGTTCTCTGTTACCTG GTGCAACATAGGCAAATGACACCTAGTGCAGCATATCAGTATGTCAGATTAAGCAGGCCAAGAGTTCTTTTAGCTTCTTCACAGTGGCAG GCTGTCCAAGAGTATTACCGGCTAATGGTGAAGAAATCGGGAAGGTCTAGCTGTTTGGACAATCCAATTGTAAAGTCACCAGCAATCGTCACCACTCGAAACCTGGTGGCTTTTGATGACAGCTCCTTTGTGGTGGTATCAGAATCTGACCTTGATGGGTATGATGGGGGTGTTGGACCTTGCAATATAGGCAATAGCATATGGGCAGAGCTGAGCCTTGCATACAGGGTGCAGTTTGCTAGCCAAGCAGCTCTTGCAAGGCTCTCATGTTTCTGGCTTCGGTGCCAAACTAATCGGGAGATACTGTTGACTGATAAGGTTGGGAGGGAGAGCTGCTCTTTGGAGGCTGATCAGCTGGGAAGTGGACATCCCTGTTTATTGCAAGGAATGGTGGTGAAATTGTAA